A portion of the Sphingobacterium spiritivorum genome contains these proteins:
- a CDS encoding anti-sigma factor has translation MTDKELDKLFRDQLENMESTPSPDIWDRIEQQLPKEEVTIKKRNIYPLWRWSAAAAIVATGIFSTWYFQQNEQKAERLTQHSAIPQQEKERSTSDVESILSDPILAERKDNERLAVVQEKPSKKKGDIPGEVTERPEQMEVSTAHENSQLLTLSLQQMDTVPHQISLPDPTNSVTDVPPLKALIESPEVEETMMAIHEPEKQKTFGIGTILNSLIGKADRSDGKKLHFDTDEEGSLSIQYITKNRKKNK, from the coding sequence ATGACAGATAAAGAACTGGATAAACTCTTCAGGGACCAGCTTGAGAACATGGAGTCAACACCAAGTCCGGATATATGGGACAGGATAGAACAACAGCTGCCCAAAGAAGAAGTTACGATCAAAAAAAGAAATATTTATCCGCTCTGGAGATGGTCAGCCGCAGCCGCAATTGTAGCGACAGGGATATTTTCGACCTGGTATTTTCAGCAGAATGAACAAAAGGCTGAACGTCTTACTCAGCATAGCGCTATACCCCAGCAGGAAAAAGAACGAAGTACGTCAGACGTTGAATCCATACTATCAGATCCGATTCTGGCAGAGAGAAAGGATAATGAAAGGTTAGCAGTTGTGCAGGAGAAACCAAGTAAAAAAAAGGGAGATATACCAGGAGAGGTTACTGAGCGCCCGGAGCAGATGGAAGTAAGTACAGCACATGAAAATTCTCAGCTGCTGACTTTAAGTCTGCAGCAGATGGACACCGTACCTCATCAAATTTCGTTACCGGATCCGACAAACAGTGTAACGGATGTACCGCCACTGAAAGCATTAATAGAAAGTCCGGAAGTAGAGGAAACGATGATGGCAATCCATGAACCTGAGAAGCAGAAAACATTTGGTATCGGAACTATCCTCAATTCATTGATAGGGAAGGCGGACAGATCAGATGGTAAAAAGCTACACTTTGATACAGATGAAGAAGGATCTCTGAGCATTCAATACATCACAAAGAACAGAAAGAAAAATAAATAA
- a CDS encoding RNA polymerase sigma factor — translation MKQHDIDEVWKKCKTGERKSQSLLYQHFAPRMYAVCLRYAVDTLEAEDMLQSGFIKVFAKHQLFDERGPLEGWIRRVMVNTAIEIHRKNKVSFCDIDDNLQAHMLKSSIGTDQSAYQDLMQLIKQLPVGYRTVFNLYAIEGYTHQEIAKSLHISEGNSKSQLSRARTWLKDKLQKLEETER, via the coding sequence TTGAAACAACATGACATTGATGAAGTATGGAAAAAATGTAAAACGGGAGAGCGAAAGTCGCAATCATTGCTATATCAACACTTTGCTCCCAGAATGTATGCCGTATGTCTACGCTACGCCGTAGATACTTTAGAAGCCGAAGATATGTTGCAGTCAGGATTTATAAAAGTATTTGCCAAACATCAGCTCTTTGACGAGAGAGGACCACTAGAAGGCTGGATACGACGGGTAATGGTGAATACGGCTATAGAGATTCACCGGAAAAACAAAGTCAGCTTTTGTGACATTGATGATAATCTGCAGGCGCACATGCTTAAGAGTTCTATCGGAACAGATCAATCCGCTTATCAGGATCTTATGCAGTTGATCAAACAATTACCTGTGGGGTACAGAACGGTATTTAATCTTTACGCTATAGAGGGCTACACACATCAGGAGATTGCAAAATCTCTCCATATAAGTGAAGGAAATTCGAAATCGCAGCTATCAAGAGCCCGCACATGGCTTAAAGATAAACTGCAAAAACTGGAGGAAACAGAAAGATGA
- the tsaE gene encoding tRNA (adenosine(37)-N6)-threonylcarbamoyltransferase complex ATPase subunit type 1 TsaE, with protein MKLHVQNLSELPGAASEILSVFADTRVFLLYGSMGAGKTTFVKAICEQLGVTDSTSSPTFSIVNQYSYPQGNVYHFDFYRIKDEQEAFDMGYEEYFYSGDYCFIEWPEKIPNLLPEEAKAIYIEAIDEHTRSIEIK; from the coding sequence ATGAAATTGCATGTTCAAAATTTATCTGAATTACCCGGAGCTGCCAGCGAAATACTTTCTGTATTTGCGGATACCCGGGTGTTTCTTTTGTATGGAAGTATGGGAGCCGGGAAGACAACCTTTGTGAAGGCTATCTGTGAGCAACTCGGCGTCACGGACAGTACTTCCAGCCCGACCTTTTCTATAGTAAACCAATACAGTTATCCCCAGGGCAATGTTTATCATTTTGATTTCTACCGAATAAAAGATGAGCAGGAAGCCTTTGATATGGGATATGAAGAATACTTTTATTCCGGTGATTATTGCTTCATCGAATGGCCGGAAAAGATACCCAATCTGCTGCCGGAAGAAGCCAAAGCTATCTATATTGAGGCCATCGACGAACATACGCGCAGTATTGAGATAAAATAA
- a CDS encoding PglZ domain-containing protein, translating to MQENKPTFFFLIDNLRYDQWKIINDIITDYFRLDEEDHYLSILPTATQYARNAIFSGLTPLEMEKRFPNLWQNDEDEGGKNLHEDKFLADQIKRLYRREIKHTYHKILTLEQGKDIYENVNNLMQNDLNVLVYNFVDMLSHARTDMAMIRELANDEAAYRSLTLSWFEHSPLLETLKWLSQRNVRVIITTDHGTIRVKKPSKIIGDRNTNTNLRYKQGKNLNYQDKDVFVIKNPHDAQLPKLHVSSTFVFAKEDIYFVYPNNYNQFVNYFHGTFQHGGISLEEMIIPFATYSSK from the coding sequence ATGCAGGAGAATAAACCTACTTTCTTTTTCCTGATTGACAACTTACGCTATGATCAATGGAAGATCATTAATGATATCATTACAGATTATTTCCGCCTGGATGAAGAAGACCACTACCTCAGCATTCTGCCAACTGCCACCCAATATGCACGAAATGCAATATTCAGCGGATTAACACCACTTGAGATGGAAAAGAGATTCCCAAATCTTTGGCAAAATGACGAAGACGAGGGAGGAAAAAATCTGCATGAAGACAAATTTCTGGCAGATCAGATAAAAAGACTTTACCGCAGGGAGATCAAACATACGTATCATAAGATATTAACATTGGAACAGGGGAAAGATATTTATGAAAATGTCAACAACCTGATGCAAAATGATCTGAACGTATTGGTTTATAACTTTGTGGATATGCTTTCCCATGCGCGTACAGATATGGCTATGATCCGCGAACTGGCTAATGATGAAGCGGCATACCGTTCTCTTACGCTTTCCTGGTTTGAACACTCACCGTTGCTGGAAACACTAAAATGGTTGTCTCAACGCAATGTAAGAGTTATCATCACCACAGATCACGGAACTATCCGGGTCAAAAAGCCAAGTAAAATAATCGGTGACCGTAATACAAATACCAACCTGAGATATAAACAGGGGAAAAACCTGAATTATCAGGACAAAGATGTATTCGTGATCAAAAATCCCCATGATGCTCAATTGCCAAAATTACATGTAAGCTCAACTTTTGTATTTGCAAAAGAGGATATCTACTTTGTATATCCTAACAATTACAATCAGTTTGTCAATTACTTTCACGGCACATTCCAGCATGGAGGCATCTCTCTGGAGGAAATGATTATCCCGTTTGCAACCTATTCGTCCAAATAA
- a CDS encoding YSIRK-type signal peptide-containing protein, whose protein sequence is MSIRKKKVGLFSCIPGNTFFLNNWCENTGPSSGFLIQLI, encoded by the coding sequence TTGTCAATCAGGAAAAAGAAAGTAGGTTTATTCTCCTGCATTCCTGGGAATACTTTTTTCTTAAACAACTGGTGTGAGAATACAGGTCCTTCATCCGGATTTTTGATCCAGTTGATATAG
- a CDS encoding HD domain-containing protein, translated as MNKRKIVNDPVYGFVTIPSGCVFDLIQHPYFQRLRYIKQVSMTHLVYPGALHTRFQHAIGAMHLMSLAIDTLRSKEVQISIEEEEAALVAILLHDIGHGPFSHSLEHTIIEGVSHEMLSSLLMDRMNAEFGCKLDLAITIFNNKYERKFFHQLVSSQLDTDRMDYLNRDSFFTGVSEGVISFDRIIKMLNVHNDELVVELKGIYSVEKFLIARRLMYWQVYLHKTVIGAEQMLIKALKRAKALSDQGVDLFATPAFSHFLKNRITKDNFLQDESHLQWFTRLDDTDIMSAIKTWADHEDRILSMLCRKLMARDLFRTVMSNEPFSEQALEALNQAVIDHFGITEDELEYFVFMQEVENSAYSPSQGGIKIVDKQGELKDITEASDLSNLEALARKVRKFAISYPKEVGYPRIK; from the coding sequence TTGAATAAGAGAAAAATAGTCAATGATCCGGTTTATGGATTTGTTACGATTCCTTCAGGATGTGTATTTGACCTTATTCAGCATCCTTATTTTCAAAGACTGCGCTATATCAAGCAGGTGAGTATGACTCATCTGGTCTATCCCGGAGCTTTACATACCCGTTTTCAGCATGCTATAGGGGCTATGCACCTCATGTCTCTGGCAATCGATACCTTAAGAAGTAAAGAAGTCCAAATTTCTATTGAAGAGGAAGAGGCCGCTTTAGTTGCAATCCTGTTACATGATATCGGGCATGGTCCTTTCTCACATTCCCTGGAACATACTATTATAGAAGGCGTATCGCATGAGATGCTTTCTTCTTTGTTGATGGATAGAATGAATGCCGAATTTGGATGCAAACTGGATCTGGCGATTACTATTTTCAATAATAAATACGAAAGGAAGTTTTTTCATCAACTGGTTTCCAGTCAGCTGGATACCGACCGGATGGATTATCTGAACAGGGATAGTTTTTTTACAGGAGTATCTGAAGGAGTTATCTCTTTTGACCGGATTATCAAAATGCTGAATGTGCATAATGATGAACTGGTTGTGGAATTGAAGGGAATTTATTCGGTAGAGAAGTTTTTGATCGCCCGAAGGCTGATGTACTGGCAGGTATATCTGCACAAAACTGTTATCGGTGCAGAGCAGATGCTTATTAAGGCATTGAAGAGAGCAAAGGCTTTGAGTGATCAGGGAGTAGACTTATTTGCTACACCGGCATTCTCTCATTTTTTGAAAAACAGAATAACCAAAGATAATTTTTTGCAGGACGAGTCACATTTACAGTGGTTTACTCGTTTGGATGATACCGATATTATGTCGGCTATTAAAACATGGGCAGACCATGAAGATAGAATCTTGAGCATGCTGTGCAGGAAATTAATGGCCAGAGATCTGTTTAGGACAGTGATGAGCAATGAACCATTTTCAGAACAGGCACTGGAAGCTTTGAATCAGGCTGTGATTGATCACTTTGGAATTACAGAAGACGAACTGGAGTATTTTGTTTTTATGCAGGAAGTGGAGAATAGCGCTTACAGCCCCTCGCAGGGCGGAATAAAGATTGTGGATAAACAAGGAGAGCTAAAAGATATAACGGAGGCGTCGGATCTTTCAAACCTGGAAGCTTTGGCCCGGAAAGTACGAAAATTTGCGATTTCATACCCAAAAGAGGTTGGATATCCCCGGATAAAGTAA
- the lpxD gene encoding UDP-3-O-(3-hydroxymyristoyl)glucosamine N-acyltransferase — MQFSAQQIATLLKGNIEGNPDVVVSQLAKIEEAQSGDLSFLANPKYENFIYTTNASIVIVNADFTPLSEVSCTLIRVKNAYSSFSELLSYYNLMKQDRSGREEPVFIHDSASIGEHEYLGAFSYIGKDTSLGKKVKVYPHVYIGDNVRIGDNVTLFPGVKIYSDCIIGSNVVIHAGVVIGSDGFGFAPQEDGTYSKVPQIGNVIIEDDVEIGANTVVDRATMGSTIIRQGVKLDNLIQIAHNVEIGKNTVIAAQTGVSGSTKLGEHVVLGGQVGVVGHITIADRSQVQAQSGINRSITVVGKKWGGSPATPYQSQLRSQVIYARLPELEKRISELEQLLQMQNIK; from the coding sequence ATGCAATTTTCTGCGCAACAAATAGCAACATTATTGAAAGGCAATATCGAAGGTAATCCAGATGTTGTAGTGAGCCAATTGGCAAAAATTGAAGAGGCGCAGTCCGGCGATCTCTCCTTTTTAGCGAATCCGAAGTACGAAAACTTTATCTATACAACAAATGCTTCCATCGTAATTGTAAATGCAGACTTTACACCCTTAAGTGAGGTTTCCTGCACATTGATACGCGTGAAGAATGCATATTCCTCTTTTTCTGAGTTGTTGTCTTATTACAATCTGATGAAGCAGGATCGTTCGGGAAGAGAAGAGCCTGTTTTTATACATGATTCAGCCAGTATTGGGGAGCATGAGTATTTAGGTGCTTTTTCTTACATCGGAAAAGATACTTCTTTAGGTAAAAAGGTTAAGGTATATCCGCATGTTTATATTGGAGATAATGTACGGATCGGTGATAATGTAACACTTTTTCCCGGAGTAAAAATATATTCAGACTGTATTATTGGCAGTAATGTTGTCATTCATGCCGGAGTTGTGATCGGGAGTGACGGATTTGGTTTTGCCCCGCAGGAGGATGGTACCTATAGTAAAGTCCCACAAATCGGAAATGTAATCATTGAAGATGATGTCGAGATAGGAGCTAATACAGTTGTCGACCGGGCGACTATGGGATCTACTATTATACGTCAGGGAGTTAAACTGGATAATCTGATTCAGATCGCTCATAATGTGGAGATCGGCAAGAATACTGTTATTGCTGCACAGACAGGAGTATCAGGAAGTACCAAGTTAGGAGAACATGTCGTACTGGGCGGACAGGTTGGTGTGGTGGGACATATCACTATTGCAGACCGGTCGCAGGTGCAGGCACAATCGGGAATTAATCGATCCATTACAGTGGTTGGAAAAAAATGGGGAGGTTCACCAGCCACTCCTTATCAATCTCAATTGCGTTCACAAGTCATTTATGCAAGATTGCCTGAACTGGAAAAAAGAATTTCAGAGTTAGAGCAATTGCTGCAGATGCAAAATATAAAATAA
- a CDS encoding bifunctional UDP-3-O-[3-hydroxymyristoyl] N-acetylglucosamine deacetylase/3-hydroxyacyl-ACP dehydratase, with product MNVKQRTIKSEVSISGVGLHTGKSVTLTIKPAPEYHWYKFRRVDVEGAPVIAVDADNVTDTSRGTTISQNGASVSTIEHLMAALVGLQIDNVLIDIDGPEVPILDGSSSPFVKLFEEVGFQEQDADRDFYEIKSNIHYSETDRKVEIVAMPLDGYRLTCMIDFNSPVLGSQHASVSNIGEFVREISASRTFCFLHELETLVNLGLIKGGDLSNAIVIVDKDVDKEELDKLAHLFNRDDIDVANEGILNNIQLRYQNEPARHKLLDMIGDLALVGRPLKGHIMAARPGHAANVAFAKKIRAVINKEKNRKHVKVYDPNMTPVYDTVQIMNILPHRQPFLMVDKILELTENHVVGLKNVTMNEDLFMGHFPGSPVFPGVLQIESMAQTGGILVLNTVPDPENWLTLFLKIENARFKNQVAPGDTIIFRCDLMEPIRRGIARMKGIGMVGEKIVSEAELMAQIVKVK from the coding sequence ATGAATGTAAAACAAAGAACCATCAAGTCTGAAGTCTCGATTTCAGGTGTTGGTTTGCATACTGGAAAATCTGTTACCCTTACGATCAAGCCTGCTCCTGAATACCATTGGTATAAGTTCAGAAGAGTTGATGTCGAAGGTGCTCCCGTTATCGCTGTAGATGCGGACAATGTAACAGATACTTCTCGTGGTACCACCATTTCTCAGAATGGAGCTAGTGTCAGCACCATTGAGCATCTGATGGCTGCCCTTGTTGGTTTACAGATTGACAACGTTTTGATTGATATTGACGGACCTGAAGTGCCTATTCTGGATGGAAGTTCTTCTCCGTTTGTCAAATTATTTGAAGAGGTAGGTTTTCAGGAACAGGATGCAGACAGAGATTTTTATGAGATCAAATCTAATATCCATTATTCAGAAACAGACCGTAAGGTTGAGATTGTAGCGATGCCTCTGGATGGCTACCGTCTTACCTGTATGATTGATTTTAATTCGCCGGTTCTTGGAAGTCAACATGCTTCTGTTAGTAATATCGGTGAATTTGTAAGAGAAATATCAGCTTCACGTACCTTCTGTTTTCTTCATGAGTTAGAGACACTGGTCAATCTCGGCCTTATTAAAGGTGGTGATCTTTCCAATGCAATTGTTATTGTAGATAAAGATGTCGATAAAGAAGAGCTGGATAAACTTGCGCATTTATTCAACCGTGATGATATCGATGTAGCAAATGAAGGTATCCTGAATAATATTCAGCTTCGTTATCAGAACGAACCGGCCCGACACAAACTTTTAGATATGATCGGTGATCTGGCTTTGGTAGGTCGCCCGCTGAAAGGACACATTATGGCAGCACGTCCCGGACATGCCGCTAATGTTGCTTTTGCAAAAAAGATCAGAGCCGTTATTAATAAAGAGAAAAACCGTAAACATGTAAAGGTTTACGATCCGAATATGACGCCTGTATACGATACAGTGCAGATTATGAATATATTACCCCATCGTCAGCCATTTTTGATGGTTGACAAAATTCTGGAATTGACAGAAAACCATGTAGTAGGGCTTAAGAATGTAACTATGAACGAAGATTTGTTTATGGGACATTTTCCGGGATCACCAGTGTTTCCGGGTGTTCTGCAGATTGAGTCTATGGCACAGACAGGAGGAATCCTTGTGTTAAATACTGTTCCTGATCCTGAAAACTGGTTGACGCTGTTCCTGAAAATTGAAAATGCAAGATTCAAAAACCAGGTTGCTCCGGGTGATACTATTATTTTCCGTTGTGACCTTATGGAACCAATACGCAGAGGTATCGCGCGCATGAAGGGCATAGGAATGGTAGGAGAGAAAATTGTTAGTGAGGCAGAGCTAATGGCTCAAATTGTAAAAGTAAAGTAA
- the lpxA gene encoding acyl-ACP--UDP-N-acetylglucosamine O-acyltransferase: MIQPLAYIHPEARIAQNVVVEPFTTIHKDVVIGEGTWIGSNVTIMNGARIGKNCKIYPGAVISGEPQDLKFEGEVTVAEIGDNTTIRECVTINRGTKDRYKTVIGKNCLIQAYSHIAHDCIIGDNCIFSNSSTLAGHITIGDHVVLAGMVAVHQFVKIGSHAFVSGGSLVRKDVPPFIKAAREPITYAGINSVGLRRRGFSNEQINEIQGIYRVLFIQNGNLSKALDIVETEFKATETRDEILTFVRNSNRGIIKGFGQGRASL; encoded by the coding sequence ATGATACAGCCTTTAGCTTATATACATCCTGAGGCACGGATAGCCCAAAATGTTGTTGTAGAGCCTTTTACTACGATCCATAAGGATGTTGTAATCGGAGAGGGGACCTGGATTGGGTCTAATGTGACCATTATGAATGGTGCACGCATAGGAAAAAACTGTAAAATATATCCGGGTGCTGTTATCTCAGGAGAACCGCAGGATCTCAAATTCGAAGGAGAAGTTACGGTAGCTGAGATCGGCGATAACACGACTATCAGAGAGTGTGTCACGATCAACAGAGGAACAAAAGACCGGTATAAAACGGTGATTGGCAAGAATTGTCTGATACAGGCCTATAGCCATATTGCCCATGATTGTATAATCGGTGACAACTGTATTTTCTCCAATTCCAGTACGCTTGCTGGTCACATTACCATTGGAGACCATGTTGTACTGGCCGGTATGGTCGCTGTACATCAGTTTGTGAAAATTGGTTCACATGCCTTTGTTTCAGGAGGTTCATTGGTGCGTAAAGATGTTCCACCGTTTATCAAAGCCGCACGTGAGCCTATTACCTATGCTGGTATTAATTCTGTGGGACTTCGCAGAAGAGGATTCTCAAACGAGCAGATAAACGAAATCCAGGGTATTTACCGGGTTCTTTTTATCCAGAACGGAAATCTTTCCAAAGCACTGGATATTGTGGAAACGGAATTTAAAGCTACTGAAACCAGAGACGAAATCCTTACGTTCGTTCGTAACTCGAATAGAGGTATTATCAAAGGATTTGGTCAGGGAAGAGCAAGTTTATAA
- a CDS encoding ABC transporter ATP-binding protein, which yields MKITLQDIGRRYNRDWIFRHIDYTFSVGHKYAVLGPNGSGKSTLLKVLCGNLTPSEGKITYHHEGAEVAVDRIFQHLSIAAPYVELIEDLTLHEMIAFHFKFKNFQKGFDQESLLDLLGLNGSVNKEIRYFSSGMKQRVKLALACCSDSALVFLDEPTSNLDEKGEAWYLELIERTMSEDRLLIVCSNQVKEYGFCDQHISISDYKKTEAV from the coding sequence TTGAAGATAACACTGCAAGACATCGGGAGGAGGTATAATCGTGACTGGATTTTCAGGCATATCGATTATACCTTTTCTGTTGGACATAAGTATGCCGTACTTGGGCCTAACGGATCCGGAAAGTCTACCTTACTGAAAGTTTTGTGTGGTAATCTGACTCCATCTGAAGGGAAGATTACCTATCATCATGAGGGAGCAGAGGTGGCAGTAGACCGGATTTTTCAGCATTTATCTATTGCGGCACCTTATGTAGAATTGATAGAAGACCTCACTCTTCATGAAATGATAGCCTTTCATTTCAAATTCAAAAATTTTCAAAAAGGATTTGACCAGGAATCCCTGTTAGATCTGTTAGGCTTGAATGGATCTGTCAATAAAGAAATTCGCTATTTCTCCTCCGGGATGAAGCAGCGGGTTAAACTGGCATTAGCGTGTTGTTCAGATTCGGCACTTGTATTTCTGGACGAACCCACCAGCAATTTGGATGAAAAGGGAGAAGCCTGGTATCTGGAACTGATAGAAAGAACAATGAGTGAGGACCGCCTGTTAATTGTCTGCTCTAATCAGGTAAAGGAATACGGTTTTTGTGATCAGCATATCAGCATAAGCGATTATAAAAAGACAGAGGCTGTCTGA
- the efp gene encoding elongation factor P — protein sequence MAKASDVKSGNVLRFNGELVAVEEYIHRTPGNLRAFYQARMRNVKTGKLVEYRFRVDEAVEIARVETNDYQYLYEDGEFYVVMDNSTYEQFNIPKFLFGTSARFLKEGMSVIVAFESDEAIMAQAPKSVELEITYTEPAVKGDTSTNALKNATVETGVEIKVPLFINQGDKVKVDTQTGDYIERVK from the coding sequence ATGGCAAAAGCATCTGACGTAAAAAGTGGAAATGTCCTTCGTTTCAATGGTGAATTAGTTGCTGTTGAAGAATATATACACCGTACTCCGGGAAACTTGCGTGCTTTTTATCAGGCAAGAATGCGTAATGTGAAAACCGGCAAACTGGTTGAATACCGTTTCCGGGTGGATGAGGCTGTAGAAATTGCACGCGTAGAAACCAACGACTACCAGTATCTGTATGAAGACGGAGAATTTTATGTGGTCATGGATAACAGTACATACGAACAATTTAATATTCCTAAATTTTTGTTTGGTACTTCGGCACGATTCTTGAAAGAAGGTATGAGTGTAATTGTGGCATTCGAAAGTGATGAAGCAATTATGGCACAGGCTCCAAAAAGTGTGGAATTAGAAATTACATATACAGAGCCTGCAGTAAAAGGAGATACTTCTACCAATGCCTTGAAAAACGCAACTGTAGAGACTGGAGTAGAGATTAAAGTTCCTCTTTTTATTAATCAGGGAGATAAAGTAAAAGTTGATACGCAGACTGGTGATTATATCGAGCGTGTCAAATAA
- a CDS encoding 5-formyltetrahydrofolate cyclo-ligase translates to MTKQELRQLYRLERQQLSGNELRAFNHRLLGLLKKMDWSKCQYCHVYLPISRNQEPDTLLFISWIQDTLPSVRLVVSQSHAEDHSMSHYLLDNTTTYVENKWGIPEPISGTPVDEKLLDMVLVPLLICDQTGNRVGYGKGFYDRFLKKCRPDVQKIGLSFFEPVEKITDVDPYDIALDCCITPQHIIYFESGR, encoded by the coding sequence ATGACTAAACAAGAATTAAGACAACTTTACCGTTTGGAGCGTCAGCAACTGTCAGGGAATGAACTTCGTGCGTTTAATCATCGGCTTCTGGGACTCTTAAAGAAAATGGACTGGTCAAAATGTCAGTATTGTCATGTCTACTTACCGATCAGTCGTAATCAGGAACCTGATACACTTCTCTTTATAAGCTGGATACAGGATACTTTACCTTCCGTCAGGCTGGTAGTTTCGCAGAGCCATGCTGAAGACCATTCGATGTCTCACTATTTATTAGATAATACGACGACCTATGTTGAAAATAAGTGGGGCATTCCTGAACCTATCTCCGGCACTCCTGTGGATGAAAAGTTGCTCGACATGGTATTGGTTCCTTTATTAATCTGTGATCAGACCGGAAACAGGGTAGGATATGGTAAAGGATTTTATGATCGGTTTCTGAAGAAGTGTCGTCCCGATGTGCAGAAAATAGGACTTTCTTTTTTTGAGCCTGTGGAAAAGATAACGGATGTAGATCCATATGATATCGCTCTGGATTGCTGTATTACACCGCAACATATTATTTATTTTGAGTCCGGGAGATAA
- a CDS encoding HAD-IB family phosphatase — MKNYYIIDFDSTFTQVEALDELARISLEGHPDQEKIYQQIEGYTNLAMEGKISFRESLAGRIKLLKANKSHLDKLVSHLKKKVSRSFSRNREFFNQNSDTAWIVSGGFKEFIIPVVTPYHIKKENIYANTFKFDQEGNIIGYDENNPLSDEGGKVKLLQELKIDGRIFGIGDGYSDFQLKESGLIEKFFAFTENIARQSVTEKADHVTPSFDEFLYVNDLPRAISYPKNRILCLIVGDVPEIAAHILKRDGFSIRIKDSFEEKYTKDVGMLLLGPDVDVSDEQLSRADKLKTIGFLGDIRGHISKNICNEKGIVVFDDKKGKKRNSEFIPRRMADFINNGDTDQSRNFPNLILPKLNKAHRLLHIHKNVPGVMAQINNIYAENNINIVAQFLMTRGEIGYAVTDLNVEYEKELIKQLKKIDNTIKFRILY; from the coding sequence GTGAAAAACTATTACATCATTGATTTTGACAGTACATTTACGCAAGTCGAAGCCTTGGATGAACTCGCTAGGATATCACTAGAAGGCCATCCTGATCAAGAAAAGATTTACCAGCAGATCGAAGGTTACACCAATCTGGCAATGGAAGGTAAAATCTCCTTCCGTGAAAGCCTTGCAGGAAGAATCAAACTGCTGAAAGCAAACAAAAGTCATCTCGACAAACTTGTATCCCATCTTAAGAAGAAAGTTTCCCGTTCATTCAGCCGAAACCGTGAGTTTTTCAATCAGAATTCGGATACAGCATGGATCGTCTCAGGAGGCTTTAAAGAGTTTATTATACCCGTGGTCACACCTTACCATATCAAGAAGGAAAATATCTACGCAAACACCTTTAAATTTGATCAGGAAGGAAATATCATCGGCTATGATGAAAACAATCCGCTTTCAGATGAAGGTGGTAAGGTGAAATTATTGCAGGAATTAAAAATCGACGGACGTATTTTCGGTATCGGTGACGGTTATTCGGATTTTCAGCTGAAAGAATCAGGTCTGATTGAAAAATTCTTCGCATTTACTGAAAATATAGCCAGACAAAGTGTTACTGAAAAAGCAGATCACGTGACACCAAGTTTTGATGAGTTTCTGTATGTGAATGATCTTCCCAGAGCAATATCATATCCTAAAAACAGGATTTTATGTCTTATTGTAGGTGATGTACCTGAAATAGCTGCACATATCCTGAAAAGAGACGGGTTTTCAATCCGTATAAAAGACAGTTTTGAGGAGAAATATACCAAAGATGTGGGTATGCTACTTTTGGGTCCGGATGTAGATGTATCCGATGAACAGTTGAGCCGGGCAGATAAGCTAAAGACAATAGGTTTTCTGGGTGACATCAGAGGGCACATCAGTAAAAATATCTGCAACGAAAAGGGAATTGTGGTATTTGATGACAAAAAAGGTAAAAAAAGAAATTCGGAGTTCATTCCAAGAAGAATGGCCGATTTCATTAATAACGGAGATACAGATCAGAGCCGTAATTTTCCAAACCTCATTTTACCGAAATTAAACAAAGCCCACCGTCTGCTCCATATTCACAAAAACGTGCCAGGTGTAATGGCCCAGATTAATAATATATATGCAGAAAACAACATTAACATTGTTGCTCAGTTTCTGATGACACGTGGGGAAATCGGATATGCAGTCACGGATCTGAATGTTGAATATGAAAAAGAGCTGATCAAACAGCTCAAAAAAATAGATAACACCATCAAATTCAGAATATTATATTAA